A genomic stretch from Sebastes fasciatus isolate fSebFas1 chromosome 23, fSebFas1.pri, whole genome shotgun sequence includes:
- the LOC141761856 gene encoding NXPE family member 3-like: MKARACIRKEYGVIFLFLALFVSIYVLHNMDVLEFPHKVNSTIIVPRVFTDPDKHRHFCTFQPLSREEALEERFLRDSIAWPETPLVSLEHTSDPAHSNFTILPVRGGGQWHVGDQLEVMIQMSDFKGRPRKSGGDFLLAKLHNRKLGAGVVGQVVDHLNGSYSAVFSLLWDGGAQVEVTLIHPVEAIPVLNRLNSEQPDRIYFKSLFRSGSVSETSICNVCLRPTQPLCNYTDVRTGEPWFCYKPKNLSCDARVDHAMGSYKQNIKAEEEKLFRSGVNLKVYMRSSGPASVTVLPQKEAQPKVQSSSVTSAPSGYYYQGVWRALDGTTVHQFNTSAMIQCLKGKVVHMNGDSTVRQLFEFLNTALPDLKEFDLHSPKRAGPYISLDYANNILLTSRFHGPPIRIVVVSTSELRYIANEIDGLIGGTNTVVFFGIWAHFGTFPMEIYIRRLQCIRRAVVRLLDRAPGTLVVIRTGNPKALSLFISLTNSDWHSWQCNKVLRAVFKGLNVHLIDAWEMTLAHHLPHDLHPAPPIIKNMVNVLLSYMCPQKGV; this comes from the exons ATGAAGGCCAGAGCTTGTATAAGAAAGGAGTACGGAGTCATCTTCCTCTTTCTGGCTCTCTTTGTCTCGATCTATGTGCTACATAACATGGATGTTCTGGAG tttCCGCATAAAGTGAACTCCACCATCATCGTCCCAAGAGTTTTCACTGACCCTGACAAGCATCGCCACTTCTGCACCTTCCAGCCACTGTCCCGTGAGGAGGCTCTGGAGGAACGCTTCCTACGAGACTCCATTGCTTGGCCTGAAACTCCACTTGTCTCTTTGGAGCACACCAGCGATCCAGCTCACAGCAACTTCACCATTCTCCCAGTGAGGGGAGGAGGACAGTGGCACGTAGGGGATCAGCTGGAGGTTATGATACAGATGTCTGACTTCAAGGGCCGTCCCAGGAAGTCTGGGGGGGACTTCTTACTCGCCAAGCTGCACAACCGGAAGCTTGGTGCAGGTGTGGTTGGGCAAGTAGTGGATCATCTCAATGGGAGTTACTCTGCTGTATTCTCTTTACTCTGGGATGGAGGCGCGCAGGTTGAG GTGACGCTGATTCACCCCGTTGAGGCTATCCCAGTGCTGAACAGGCTGAACAGCGAACAGCCCGACAGGATTTACTTCAAGAGCCTCTTCCGCTCAGGCTCAGTCTCTGAAACTTCCATCTGTAACGTCTGCCTACGTCCAACCCAGCCTCTGTGCAACTACACTGACGTCCGTACAGGCGAGCCTTGGTTCTGCTACAAGCCAAAGAACCTGAGCTGTGATGCCAGGGTCGACCACGCCATGGGAtcatacaaacaaaacatcaagGCCGAGGAGGAGAAGCTCTTTCGAAG CGGTGTTAACTTGAAAGTCTACATGCGGTCTTCAGGACCTGCCAGTGTCACCGTGTTGCCACAAAAGGAAG CTCAACCAAaggtgcagagcagcagtgtgacATCTGCTCCTTCTGGTTATTACTACCAGGGTGTGTGGCGAGCACTAGATGGCACCACAGTTCATCAATTCAACACTTCTGCCATGATTCAATGTCTGAAAGGAAAGGTGGTCCACATGAATGGAGACTCCACTGTCAGGCAGCTGTTTGAATTCCTCAACACAGCTCTACCAG ATCTGAAGGAGTTTGACCTGCACAGCCCGAAGAGAGCCGGACCTTACATCTCCTTGGACTATGCAAACAACATCTTGTTGACGTCCCGCTTCCACGGCCCTCCTATCCGTATTGTCGTCGTCTCAACCAGCGAGCTTCGGTACATTGCCAATGAAATAGATGGCTTAATCGGAGGCACCAACACTGTCGTATTTTTTGGCATCTGGGCTCACTTCGGCACTTTCCCGATGGAGATCTACATCCGGAGGCTGCAGTGCATCCGCAGGGCGGTGGTGCGGCTGCTGGACAGGGCTCCAGGCACACTGGTCGTCATCCGAACCGGGAACCCAAAAGCTCTGTCGCTTTTTATCTCGCTAACCAACAGCGACTGGCACTCGTGGCAGTGTAACAAGGTGCTCAGAGCCGTGTTCAAAGGACTGAATGTTCATCTGATCGATGCCTGGGAGATGACCCTGGCCCACCACCTGCCACACGACCTTCACCCAGCACCTCCTATTATTAAGAATATGGTTAACGTTCTCTTGTCCTACATGTGCCCTCAAAAGGGTGTatag